CCTCTATTACCAGCACCGCGTCGACCCCGACGTGCCGATCGAGGACGTGATCGGCGCGCTGGCCGAGCTCAAGCGGGCCGGCAAGATCCGCCACATCGGCCTGTCGGAGGCGGCGGCCGCCACGCTGCGGCGCGCCTGCGCGGTCCATCCCATTGCCGCGCTCCAGTCGGAATATTCGTTGTGGGAGCGCGACGTCGAGGCGGAGATCCTGCCGACCGCGCGCGAACTGGGGGTCGGCTTCGTCCCCTACAGCCCGTTGGGGCGCGGTTTCCTCACCGGGCAGGTGACCCGGCCCGAGGACATGGAGGAGGGCGACTATCGCCGCAACGACCCGCGCTACCAGCCGGGCAATTTCGAGGCGAACCTGAAGCTGGTCGAGGTGGTGAAGCAGGTCGCCGCGGCGCACGACGCCAGCGCGGCGCAGGTGGCGCTCGCCTGGCTGCTGGCGCAGGATGCGGCGATCGTCCCCATCCCCGGCTCCAAGCGGCGCGTGACGATGGAGGACAGCGTGAAGGCCGCCGAGCTGTCGCTGTCGACGGAGGATCTGGCGCGCCTCGACGCCGCCGCGCCGCGTGGGCAGACGGCGGGACCGCGATACGGCGAGGCGCAGCTGAAGATGGTGCGGATCTGAACGGTACTCCCCCGTCATCGCTTCGCTCCGCTCGCAATGACGAATCCAGCAATGCCAGAGTGACCGAGACGCCATTGACTCCGCCACCCTTCACGACTTATTGACACATCTGTCAGTAGGAGTGTGAGTCATGGCACAGCTTCCCCCCTTCCCCGGCACCAGCGGTCGTCGCGACTGGCGCACCGCGTTCGATGCGGTCGGCAAGCTCATGGCGAATGGCGACGATACGCAGCAGGTGTTCCGCATCATGCGCGCGCTGAACGTCGGCAACGCGCCGCAGAATTACGCGCGGCTGATCGCGACCGAGCAAGGCGGGCGGATCGCCTATGAGCGCGTCGAGCTGGCGCAGCGCTTCTCCGATCCCGCCTTCGTCGCCTCGTTCGCGCCCGGCACGGTGGGGGCGGCGTATCGCACCTTCCTGGAGACGACCGGCTATTCCGCCGACGGGCTGGTCGAGGTCAGCAAGCTGGAGGGCGATCCCGAGGCGGTCGATCACCCCTATGCGTGGATGGGGCGGCGGATCCGCGACACGCACGACATCTGGCACGTCATCACCGGCTATCAGGCGGACGAGCCGATGGGCGAGGCCGCGCTGGTCGCGTTCAGCTTCGCGCAGGTCGGCGGGCTCGGCTGGGCGCTGATCGCGACCGCCGCCGCGCTGAAGAGCCTGCGCGTCGCGAAGAACCGGCTGTTCGCGGATGCGGTGTGGGAGGGCTATCGCCACGGCCGCGCCGCCAGGTGGCTGCAGGGTGAGGATTATCTCATGCTGCTGCACGAGCCGATGGACGCGGCCCGCGCGCGGCTGGGCATTCGTGAGCCGGTCGCCTATCGCCGGGCGCAGCGCGAATTGGGCGCGGCGATGGCCGATTTCCTGAAGGAGCGCCGCGCCGTCGCCTGACGACCGCTTGCCGCCCCGGCGGTGCGCTCCTAACGTGCGTCCATCATGACGACGGTCGCGATCTACAGCCTGAAGGGCGGCGTCGGCAAGTCGACGCTGGCGGTCAATCTCGCCTGGTGCGCGGCGACGCTGTCGGCGCGGCGCACGCTGCTGTGGGACCTCGATCCGCAGGCCGCGTCCAGCTGGATACTGGGCGACGGCGGCCAGCACGATCGCGCGCAGGCGCTGTTCTCGCGCGATGTCGCCCCGGCGCGGATGATCGCGGCGACGGGGATCGATCGGCTCGACCTGCTGCCCGCCGATGCGTCGCTGCGCGACCTCAACCACCTGTTCCGCGAGATCGACAAGAAGCGGCGCCTGCGCAAGCTCGTCTCCGACCTGGGCGAGCATGATTACGTCATCCTTGATTGCCCGCCGGGGCTGACCGAAACCGCCGACCAGGTGGCGCGCGCGGCGGACCTGATCGTGGTGCCGGTGATCCCCTCCCCGCTCTCGCAGCGCGCCTTCGCCGCGGTGGAGC
The sequence above is drawn from the Sphingomonas adhaesiva genome and encodes:
- a CDS encoding aldo/keto reductase, with amino-acid sequence MKTRTLGDGLTVSALGVGCMPMAAGRINYGAADLDEAIATIHRAIDLGITFFDTAEVYGPEENERIVGRAIRGRRDGLVIATKFGLVGSKGPFVPDSTPDNIRRACDGSLERLGIETIDLYYQHRVDPDVPIEDVIGALAELKRAGKIRHIGLSEAAAATLRRACAVHPIAALQSEYSLWERDVEAEILPTARELGVGFVPYSPLGRGFLTGQVTRPEDMEEGDYRRNDPRYQPGNFEANLKLVEVVKQVAAAHDASAAQVALAWLLAQDAAIVPIPGSKRRVTMEDSVKAAELSLSTEDLARLDAAAPRGQTAGPRYGEAQLKMVRI
- a CDS encoding Coq4 family protein, whose protein sequence is MAQLPPFPGTSGRRDWRTAFDAVGKLMANGDDTQQVFRIMRALNVGNAPQNYARLIATEQGGRIAYERVELAQRFSDPAFVASFAPGTVGAAYRTFLETTGYSADGLVEVSKLEGDPEAVDHPYAWMGRRIRDTHDIWHVITGYQADEPMGEAALVAFSFAQVGGLGWALIATAAALKSLRVAKNRLFADAVWEGYRHGRAARWLQGEDYLMLLHEPMDAARARLGIREPVAYRRAQRELGAAMADFLKERRAVA
- a CDS encoding ParA family protein, yielding MTTVAIYSLKGGVGKSTLAVNLAWCAATLSARRTLLWDLDPQAASSWILGDGGQHDRAQALFSRDVAPARMIAATGIDRLDLLPADASLRDLNHLFREIDKKRRLRKLVSDLGEHDYVILDCPPGLTETADQVARAADLIVVPVIPSPLSQRAFAAVERHFGGQVPMLPVHVMVDRRRALHVEAMQRHPDWPAIPMASAVENATARRLPVGAAAPRSPVTAAFTHLWRRIERTAG